One segment of Bradyrhizobium sp. CB2312 DNA contains the following:
- a CDS encoding response regulator codes for MPGIVHVVDDDASYLTAIQQLLEASGYRVATYASAQQLLDQAPDESKGCILLDVRMPGLSGLELQQRLMQRGSTLPIIFLTAYADTGTTVTAIKAGAEDFLIKPVGSEDLLRAIARAMARHGNARALEGEVEALRRRLSTLTPRQRQVFQIIVRGKTNKHAGRELGSSERTIKAHRRAIMEKFQIQSLVELVRIAERLGVLGATDEPAADA; via the coding sequence TTGCCCGGCATCGTCCATGTCGTGGATGACGACGCATCGTATCTGACGGCCATCCAGCAACTTCTCGAGGCGAGCGGATACCGCGTCGCCACCTATGCCTCGGCGCAGCAATTGCTGGACCAGGCTCCAGACGAAAGCAAAGGCTGCATCCTTCTCGACGTCCGGATGCCGGGCCTTTCCGGACTCGAGCTACAGCAACGCCTGATGCAGCGCGGCTCGACGCTGCCCATCATCTTCCTGACCGCTTACGCAGACACCGGCACCACCGTGACGGCAATCAAGGCGGGTGCGGAAGACTTCCTCATCAAGCCTGTCGGCTCGGAAGATCTCCTGCGAGCGATCGCACGCGCGATGGCGCGGCATGGCAACGCGCGCGCTCTCGAGGGCGAAGTGGAGGCGCTTCGGCGCAGGCTATCGACGCTGACGCCGCGCCAGCGGCAGGTCTTCCAGATCATCGTGCGCGGCAAGACCAACAAGCATGCCGGGCGCGAGCTTGGGAGCTCCGAGCGGACCATCAAGGCGCATCGGCGCGCGATCATGGAAAAGTTTCAGATCCAGTCGCTGGTGGAGCTGGTCAGGATCGCCGAACGGCTCGGCGTCCTCGGCGCGACGGACGAGCCGGCGGCGGACGCATAA